A section of the Ciceribacter thiooxidans genome encodes:
- a CDS encoding alkene reductase — MTNLFDPIQLGDMHLPNRIAMAPLTRNRSPGAIPNDLNVTYYVQRATAGLLVSEGTAITQQGQGYAQVPGLYKPEALAGWRKVTDAVHEAGGRIAVQLWHVGRVSHTSLQPGGAAPVAPSAIRAKSKTYVIGEDGNGAFVDTSEPRALELSEIPGIIEDFRRAARDAIDCGFDAVEIHGANGYLIDQFLRSGTNHRTDAYGGPIENRVRFALEVVEAVSKEIGGKRTGIRISPVTPANDASDPDPQPLFNHLVEQFAAFDLAFIHVIEGATGGDRDFRQGDKPFDWAGLKAAYRGKGGNAVWMVNNAYDRDSAMVAVASGYADMVSFGREYIANPDLVRRLQEDAELNTPNRATFYGGGAEGYTDYPFLP, encoded by the coding sequence ATGACAAATCTCTTTGATCCGATCCAGCTCGGAGACATGCATTTGCCCAATCGCATCGCGATGGCGCCGCTCACCCGCAATCGCTCGCCTGGAGCAATCCCCAACGACCTCAACGTCACCTATTACGTGCAGCGTGCGACGGCGGGTCTGCTGGTCAGCGAAGGCACCGCGATCACCCAGCAGGGCCAGGGCTACGCCCAGGTGCCGGGGCTCTACAAGCCAGAGGCGCTCGCCGGCTGGCGCAAGGTAACGGACGCCGTCCATGAGGCAGGCGGCCGCATCGCCGTGCAGCTCTGGCATGTCGGCCGCGTCTCCCACACCTCACTGCAGCCGGGCGGTGCGGCACCGGTCGCACCGTCGGCGATCCGCGCCAAGTCGAAGACCTACGTCATCGGCGAGGACGGCAACGGCGCTTTCGTCGACACCTCCGAGCCCAGGGCGCTCGAACTCTCCGAAATTCCGGGCATCATCGAGGACTTCCGGCGCGCTGCCCGCGACGCGATCGATTGCGGTTTCGACGCGGTCGAAATCCACGGCGCCAACGGCTACCTGATCGACCAGTTCCTGCGCTCCGGAACCAATCACCGCACCGATGCCTACGGCGGACCGATCGAGAACCGCGTCCGCTTCGCGCTCGAGGTCGTCGAAGCCGTGTCGAAGGAAATCGGCGGCAAGCGTACCGGCATCCGCATCTCGCCGGTGACGCCGGCGAACGACGCCTCCGACCCGGACCCGCAGCCGCTCTTCAACCATCTCGTCGAACAGTTCGCCGCCTTCGACCTCGCCTTCATCCACGTAATCGAAGGGGCGACCGGCGGCGACCGCGATTTCCGGCAGGGCGACAAGCCGTTCGACTGGGCCGGCCTGAAGGCGGCCTATCGTGGCAAGGGCGGCAATGCCGTCTGGATGGTCAACAACGCCTATGACCGCGACAGCGCCATGGTCGCCGTGGCAAGCGGTTACGCCGACATGGTTTCCTTCGGGCGCGAATACATCGCCAATCCCGATCTCGTGCGGCGGCTGCAGGAAGACGCCGAACTCAACACGCCGAACCGCGCCACCTTCTATGGCGGCGGGGCCGAAGGTTATACGGATTACCCCTTCCTCCCCTGA
- a CDS encoding ArsR/SmtB family transcription factor, translating into MNLDEVLKALAHPTRVDMLTWLKNPHDHFDAQQHPFEVGVSAGQFERCGLSQSTVSAHLSTLQRAGLLCSTRVGQWVFYRRNEETIGAFLKAIASRL; encoded by the coding sequence ATGAACCTCGACGAAGTCCTCAAAGCGCTTGCACATCCCACCAGGGTCGACATGCTGACGTGGCTGAAGAATCCGCACGACCATTTCGACGCCCAGCAGCATCCATTCGAGGTCGGTGTCAGTGCCGGTCAGTTCGAACGTTGCGGCCTGTCGCAATCGACCGTCTCGGCTCACCTCTCGACGTTGCAGAGAGCGGGCCTGCTCTGCTCCACGCGAGTCGGCCAGTGGGTCTTCTACAGGCGCAACGAGGAGACCATAGGCGCATTCCTCAAGGCTATTGCCTCGAGACTCTGA
- a CDS encoding LysR family transcriptional regulator VtlR, producing the protein MPLDWDKLRIFHAAAEAGSFTHAADKLHLSQSAISRQVSALEQEVGVKLFHRHARGLILTEQGELLYRTAHDVLLKLETVKMQLTETTEKPSGKLRVTTTVGLGQGWLTDKIQEFLQLYPDMSIQLILDNEELDVNMRHADCAIRLRQPQQSDLIQRKLFTVHMHVYAAPSYINRYGEPQSIEDLDNHRIITFGEPAPSYLLDVNWLEVAGRTSDNPRHPHLQINSLTSIKRACLLGIGIAMLPDYIVGRDPGLLQLVTSADVPSFDTYFCYPDEMKNAAKLKAFRDFIVAKARNWNF; encoded by the coding sequence ATGCCACTGGACTGGGACAAGCTGCGCATCTTTCATGCGGCAGCGGAAGCCGGCTCGTTCACGCACGCGGCGGACAAGCTGCATCTGTCCCAGTCGGCGATCAGCCGCCAGGTCAGCGCGCTGGAACAGGAGGTCGGCGTCAAGCTCTTCCACCGGCACGCGCGCGGCCTCATTCTCACCGAACAGGGCGAGCTTCTCTACCGCACCGCCCACGACGTGCTGCTGAAGCTCGAAACGGTGAAGATGCAGCTCACCGAGACGACGGAGAAGCCGAGCGGCAAGCTCCGCGTCACGACGACGGTCGGCCTCGGCCAGGGCTGGCTCACCGACAAGATCCAGGAGTTCCTGCAGCTCTATCCCGACATGTCGATCCAGCTCATCCTCGACAACGAGGAACTGGATGTGAACATGCGCCATGCGGACTGCGCGATCCGCCTGCGTCAGCCGCAGCAGTCGGACCTCATCCAGCGCAAGCTGTTCACCGTGCACATGCATGTCTACGCGGCGCCCTCCTACATCAACCGCTACGGCGAGCCGCAGTCGATCGAGGATCTCGACAACCACCGCATCATCACCTTCGGGGAGCCCGCGCCGAGCTACCTGCTCGACGTCAACTGGCTGGAAGTCGCCGGCCGCACCTCCGACAACCCGCGCCACCCGCACCTGCAGATCAACAGCCTCACCTCGATCAAGCGCGCCTGCCTGCTCGGCATCGGCATCGCAATGCTGCCGGACTACATCGTCGGCCGCGATCCCGGCCTCTTGCAACTCGTGACCAGCGCCGACGTGCCGTCCTTCGACACCTATTTCTGCTATCCCGACGAGATGAAGAACGCAGCAAAGCTTAAAGCCTTCCGCGATTTCATCGTCGCCAAGGCCAGAAACTGGAACTTCTAA
- the trxB gene encoding thioredoxin-disulfide reductase — translation MTARHTKVLIIGSGPAGYTAAIYAARAMLSPVLIAGMEQGGQLMITTDVENYPGFADPIQGPWLMEQMLKQAEHVGAEIVNDLVTEVDMDRRPFTVRTDSGAVWTADTLVIATGAKAKWLGIESEQHFQGFGVSACATCDGFFYRNKDVIVVGGGNSAVEEALYLSNIAKSVTVVHRRDSFRSEKILQERLFAKDNIEVVWNTEVEEITGEAAKPPMPPSVTGVRLKNTLTGAISEMAIDGVFVAIGHAPAVELFKEKLKLKSNGYLWTAPDSTATSIEGVFAAGDVTDDIYRQAITAAGMGCMAALEAERYLTAVSTRAEAAE, via the coding sequence ATGACTGCCCGCCATACCAAGGTGTTGATCATAGGCTCCGGCCCGGCCGGCTACACGGCCGCGATTTATGCGGCGCGCGCCATGCTGAGCCCCGTGCTGATCGCCGGCATGGAACAGGGCGGTCAGTTGATGATCACGACCGATGTCGAGAACTATCCGGGCTTCGCCGATCCGATCCAGGGACCCTGGCTCATGGAGCAGATGCTGAAGCAAGCCGAGCACGTGGGCGCCGAGATCGTCAACGACCTGGTGACCGAGGTCGACATGGACCGCCGCCCCTTCACCGTCCGCACCGATTCGGGCGCGGTCTGGACCGCCGACACCCTCGTCATCGCGACCGGCGCCAAGGCGAAGTGGCTCGGTATTGAGAGCGAGCAGCATTTCCAGGGCTTCGGCGTCTCCGCCTGCGCCACCTGCGATGGCTTCTTCTATCGCAACAAGGACGTGATCGTCGTCGGTGGTGGCAACTCGGCCGTCGAGGAGGCGCTCTATCTCTCGAACATCGCGAAGTCTGTGACGGTCGTCCACCGCCGCGATTCCTTCCGCTCGGAAAAGATCCTGCAGGAACGCCTGTTTGCGAAGGACAACATCGAGGTCGTCTGGAATACGGAAGTGGAAGAGATCACCGGTGAGGCGGCCAAGCCGCCGATGCCGCCGTCGGTGACCGGGGTCCGCCTGAAGAACACGTTGACCGGCGCGATTTCTGAGATGGCAATCGACGGCGTCTTCGTCGCCATCGGCCATGCCCCGGCGGTCGAACTCTTCAAGGAGAAGCTCAAGCTCAAGTCCAATGGCTATCTCTGGACGGCACCGGACTCCACCGCCACCAGCATCGAGGGCGTCTTCGCCGCCGGTGACGTGACCGACGATATCTACCGTCAGGCGATCACCGCCGCCGGCATGGGTTGCATGGCGGCCCTCGAGGCCGAACGCTACCTGACGGCCGTCTCCACCCGAGCCGAAGCGGCGGAGTGA
- a CDS encoding Lrp/AsnC family transcriptional regulator: MFRAELDAIDIRILRELQRDGRITNVELSERVGISAPPCLRRVRKLEEAGIIEGYHAFLNAPKLGFDLVAFCMVGLKHQSESNLKAFAAATESWPVVRQAWMVSGDSDFLLHCVAENLTKFQDFVIEVLTANDHVHTVRTMLTIRQVKRLGLVEI; encoded by the coding sequence TTGTTCCGCGCCGAGCTGGACGCCATCGACATCCGTATCCTCCGCGAGCTGCAACGCGACGGCCGCATCACCAATGTCGAGCTCTCCGAGCGCGTCGGCATTTCCGCGCCGCCCTGCCTGCGCCGCGTGCGCAAGCTGGAGGAGGCCGGCATCATCGAGGGCTACCACGCGTTCCTCAATGCGCCGAAGCTCGGCTTCGATCTCGTCGCCTTCTGCATGGTCGGCCTCAAGCACCAGTCGGAGAGTAACCTCAAGGCATTCGCCGCGGCGACCGAAAGCTGGCCGGTCGTGCGCCAGGCCTGGATGGTCTCCGGCGACAGCGACTTCCTGCTCCATTGCGTTGCGGAAAACCTGACGAAGTTCCAGGACTTCGTCATCGAGGTGCTGACGGCCAACGACCACGTCCACACCGTCCGCACCATGCTCACCATCCGGCAGGTGAAACGGCTCGGGCTGGTGGAGATTTGA
- a CDS encoding glycosyltransferase family A protein — protein sequence MLTSKNVLLCIFSYNMGSTLERCILSTFKMCPGFDVALIDDQSEDDVTRAVIEKYRPRMKLCVTSTEDKQGRRHGNLYGNIQRMCRYAEEEGYDFIFLIQDDMQFVRPFDDAILKQYGELFASDDKVLQVDPRFLRKGYAYDILEDVKAYRFPDGDNRRSYADVGILRLSTLKKLGWTFRESEAENKKVLADLGYVRLFPFSPIVMHVPFPRTYRAGKLKTSLLPMRRGDYEFHEMTPRERERMDRRSLQEIPYFRRFLRPKNMLLARLVYALVTDASALR from the coding sequence ATGCTGACTTCCAAGAACGTGCTGCTGTGCATCTTCTCCTATAATATGGGGAGCACGCTCGAGCGCTGCATCCTGTCGACCTTCAAGATGTGCCCCGGTTTCGACGTCGCACTGATCGACGACCAGAGCGAGGATGACGTCACCAGGGCGGTGATTGAAAAATACCGCCCGCGCATGAAGCTCTGCGTGACCTCGACGGAAGACAAGCAGGGCCGCCGCCACGGCAATCTCTACGGCAATATCCAGCGCATGTGCCGCTATGCGGAGGAGGAGGGATATGACTTCATCTTCCTCATCCAGGACGACATGCAGTTCGTCCGGCCGTTCGATGATGCCATCCTGAAGCAGTATGGCGAGCTTTTCGCATCCGATGACAAGGTTCTCCAGGTCGATCCGCGCTTCCTGCGGAAGGGCTACGCTTACGATATTCTCGAAGATGTGAAGGCCTACCGCTTCCCAGACGGCGACAATCGCCGCTCCTATGCCGATGTCGGCATCCTGCGCCTGTCGACGCTGAAGAAGCTCGGCTGGACGTTCCGCGAGAGCGAAGCGGAGAACAAGAAGGTTCTCGCCGATCTCGGCTACGTCCGGCTCTTCCCGTTCTCGCCAATCGTGATGCATGTTCCGTTCCCGCGGACCTATCGCGCCGGCAAGCTGAAAACGTCGCTACTTCCGATGCGGCGCGGCGACTATGAATTTCACGAGATGACGCCGCGCGAACGGGAGCGGATGGACCGCCGCAGCCTGCAGGAGATCCCTTATTTCCGGCGCTTCCTGCGACCCAAGAACATGCTGCTGGCAAGGCTGGTCTATGCTCTCGTCACCGATGCGTCAGCGCTTCGCTGA
- a CDS encoding glycosyltransferase family 29 protein yields the protein MRKIEKKYLRVVGALRRFLGLQYRSPLGEKDVFELVRDRRVALVGNSRALSGTAFGAEIDDHDLVVRFNSAPIPSAVSHGARTDIIATSIELEKSIMAERGASHLFWMSPPRNALQRWIVRWPSFFLYPRESHKVLCAQVGNRPTTGLMVIELLSRSPCRSVDLYGFDFYRSGSLSGGQTKATSPHDYDTEEEFVSRLMLSDKRFTLRRPGLDT from the coding sequence ATGCGAAAGATCGAGAAGAAGTATTTGCGCGTCGTCGGCGCCCTGCGCCGCTTCCTCGGGCTGCAATATCGCTCGCCGCTCGGCGAGAAGGATGTGTTCGAACTGGTTCGTGACAGGCGCGTGGCACTGGTCGGAAATTCGCGGGCGCTCTCCGGCACGGCGTTCGGCGCGGAGATCGACGACCACGATCTCGTCGTCCGGTTCAACAGCGCTCCGATCCCGTCCGCTGTTTCCCACGGGGCGAGAACGGACATTATCGCCACGAGCATCGAACTCGAGAAGTCGATCATGGCCGAGCGCGGTGCCAGCCATCTCTTCTGGATGTCGCCGCCGCGCAACGCCCTTCAACGCTGGATCGTGCGATGGCCGTCCTTCTTCCTCTATCCGCGGGAGAGCCACAAGGTCCTCTGCGCCCAGGTTGGCAACCGGCCGACCACCGGGCTGATGGTCATCGAACTTCTCAGCCGTTCTCCGTGCAGGTCGGTCGACCTCTATGGTTTCGACTTCTACCGGAGCGGCTCGCTCTCGGGCGGGCAGACGAAGGCGACCTCCCCGCACGACTACGATACGGAAGAGGAATTCGTCTCGCGGCTGATGCTTTCCGACAAGCGCTTCACGCTCCGGCGGCCGGGCCTCGACACGTAA
- a CDS encoding polysaccharide pyruvyl transferase family protein: MANAVILNDTRGDSHFGCFRVMRLIEENLASRGIRVLARSGVRNDWENDRPFLDAMAKSDVIVINGEGTLHHGAKAGARLLRVVDHPARGDKPVALINAIYQENPEEWSRYLEKMTIISTRDSWSAEEAGRHAGRAVGFVPDLSLSDGFEEAAPGVTRDLLLVGDSVSREVSRRLLALADSRADARLLPILRTIKASKPHVATPLRLLREAYIRLHAAAFGWTHGNVLFNRDEAGFIDALQHGYLHVTGRFHAVCFCLFTRTPFLAIESNSWKIRALMHDLGLGDKRLVGIDDLPDLLARPDILAYSEDEMQAIGKGIAMCRTRTAALFDEIARAARRD; this comes from the coding sequence GTGGCGAATGCGGTCATCCTGAACGACACCCGAGGCGACAGCCATTTCGGCTGTTTCCGGGTCATGCGTCTCATCGAGGAGAACCTCGCGAGCCGCGGCATTCGCGTGCTCGCGCGCAGCGGCGTGCGCAACGACTGGGAAAACGACCGGCCCTTCCTCGATGCAATGGCGAAGAGCGACGTCATCGTCATCAACGGCGAAGGAACGCTCCATCACGGCGCCAAAGCCGGAGCCCGGCTTCTCCGGGTGGTCGATCACCCCGCCCGCGGCGACAAGCCGGTCGCGCTGATCAACGCGATCTATCAGGAAAACCCAGAAGAATGGTCCCGTTATCTCGAAAAGATGACGATCATCTCGACGCGCGACTCGTGGAGCGCCGAAGAGGCCGGCCGTCATGCTGGCCGTGCCGTCGGCTTCGTCCCGGACCTCTCCCTTTCCGACGGCTTCGAGGAGGCCGCGCCGGGCGTCACACGCGACCTGCTGCTGGTCGGTGATTCCGTTTCGCGCGAGGTCTCGCGCCGGCTGCTGGCGCTGGCCGATTCACGTGCCGACGCCCGCCTGCTTCCGATCCTCAGGACGATCAAGGCGAGCAAGCCGCATGTGGCGACACCGCTGAGGCTCCTGCGAGAGGCCTATATCCGGCTCCACGCCGCCGCATTCGGCTGGACGCACGGCAATGTGCTGTTCAACAGGGATGAAGCCGGTTTCATCGACGCCCTCCAGCACGGCTACTTGCATGTGACGGGCCGTTTCCACGCCGTCTGCTTCTGCCTCTTTACCCGGACGCCGTTCCTGGCGATCGAATCGAATTCCTGGAAGATCCGGGCGCTGATGCACGATCTCGGACTCGGCGACAAACGTCTGGTCGGGATCGACGACCTGCCGGACCTGCTCGCCCGCCCCGACATCCTCGCCTATTCCGAAGACGAAATGCAGGCGATCGGAAAAGGCATCGCCATGTGCCGCACACGAACCGCGGCCCTCTTCGACGAAATCGCGCGCGCTGCCCGGCGGGATTGA
- a CDS encoding glycosyl transferase codes for MRLRGASFAHAYAWTPGLSLAKPARGGDVGAITYRAATVGTLLHPDVLAKRAGAEIFVVGSGPSVKETRVGDTGPATAILLNGAMSLIGNEIATPLAVAVEDERFVWRHFDLMRAKIDADLLCLFSVGVIRAICELDCSWLADKRVILVDDIRKPYRVRRRSIAELAGLASATVSDDGIAGFSDDPSVGVFQGGSVAISAIQFAAYCRPRSIGLFGIDISNADRPRFYEKTGDTAKSGIAGAEARIVGHIVLAHAICQRKGIDLINYSPVSALRGTAIGYDPRFAATPG; via the coding sequence ATGCGCCTCCGCGGGGCCTCCTTCGCCCATGCCTATGCCTGGACGCCCGGCCTTTCCCTCGCCAAGCCGGCGCGTGGTGGCGATGTCGGCGCGATCACCTACCGCGCCGCGACGGTCGGAACCCTGTTGCATCCCGATGTCCTGGCGAAGCGGGCCGGCGCGGAGATTTTCGTCGTCGGCTCTGGTCCTTCGGTGAAAGAGACGCGTGTCGGGGACACCGGCCCCGCGACGGCGATCCTCCTCAACGGGGCGATGAGCCTGATCGGCAACGAGATCGCCACCCCTCTTGCCGTCGCCGTCGAGGACGAGCGTTTTGTCTGGCGGCATTTCGACCTGATGCGCGCGAAGATCGATGCCGATCTGCTCTGCCTCTTTTCGGTCGGCGTCATCCGCGCGATCTGCGAGCTCGACTGCTCCTGGCTCGCGGACAAACGCGTTATCCTGGTCGATGACATCCGCAAGCCCTACCGGGTACGGCGCCGCAGCATCGCCGAGCTTGCCGGCCTCGCCTCTGCCACCGTGTCGGACGACGGCATCGCCGGCTTTTCGGACGATCCCTCCGTCGGCGTCTTTCAGGGCGGGTCGGTGGCGATCAGCGCGATCCAGTTCGCCGCCTATTGCCGGCCGCGGTCGATCGGGCTCTTCGGTATCGACATCTCGAATGCGGACCGGCCGCGCTTTTACGAGAAGACCGGGGACACGGCGAAGTCCGGCATCGCCGGCGCCGAGGCGCGCATTGTCGGGCACATTGTTCTTGCCCATGCGATCTGCCAACGGAAAGGCATCGATCTCATCAACTATTCGCCCGTCTCGGCGCTGCGCGGGACCGCGATCGGTTACGATCCGCGGTTTGCGGCGACGCCCGGCTGA
- a CDS encoding glycosyltransferase family 4 protein produces the protein MTDIADVEVIAPNFKQRLSGVTSTIIQLVPVQNRLGQKVATLGPGLPNSLPRIGYADLLRLWKRPRNGHKRVWHARRNNEMLAGLVLRDLLRMPLKILFTSASQRRHTRWTKALIARVDAVVATSARTAAYLDVENSVVMHGIDTARFFPPADKAAAKQAVGLDPERKIAGCFGRVRRQKGTDLFVDTMIALLPGRPDWIAIVAGRATASHAAFETELRERVAKAGLSDRILFVGEHTNINDWYRALDLFVAPQRWEGFGLTPLEAMATAVPVVATDVGAFRELIVTGERETGVVIPADDLAAMTTAAGAFMDDPARLSAAGARALAHVTEKFSIEREARRLGEIYASLAQ, from the coding sequence GTGACGGATATCGCCGACGTCGAGGTCATCGCGCCGAACTTCAAGCAGAGGCTTTCCGGCGTCACCTCGACGATCATCCAGCTCGTTCCCGTCCAGAACCGGCTCGGCCAGAAGGTTGCGACCCTCGGGCCCGGCCTTCCCAACTCGCTGCCGCGGATCGGCTATGCCGACCTGTTGCGCCTCTGGAAGAGACCGCGAAACGGGCACAAGCGCGTCTGGCACGCGCGGCGCAACAACGAGATGCTGGCCGGGCTCGTGCTGCGCGATCTCCTGCGCATGCCGCTCAAGATTCTCTTCACCTCCGCATCGCAGCGCCGACACACCCGCTGGACGAAGGCTCTGATTGCCCGCGTCGACGCCGTCGTCGCGACGAGCGCCCGCACCGCCGCCTATCTCGACGTCGAAAACAGCGTCGTCATGCACGGCATCGACACGGCGCGCTTCTTTCCACCGGCGGACAAGGCGGCAGCCAAGCAGGCGGTCGGGCTCGATCCGGAGCGGAAGATCGCCGGCTGCTTCGGCCGCGTGCGCCGGCAGAAGGGCACCGACCTCTTCGTCGACACGATGATCGCCCTGCTTCCCGGTCGGCCGGACTGGATCGCGATCGTCGCAGGCCGGGCGACTGCCTCGCACGCCGCCTTCGAGACGGAACTCAGGGAGCGGGTGGCTAAGGCCGGCCTCTCGGACCGCATTCTCTTCGTCGGCGAGCATACCAACATCAACGACTGGTACCGGGCGCTCGACCTCTTCGTCGCCCCGCAGCGCTGGGAAGGCTTCGGCCTGACGCCGCTGGAGGCGATGGCGACTGCGGTGCCCGTGGTCGCCACCGATGTCGGCGCCTTCCGCGAACTGATCGTCACCGGAGAGCGGGAAACGGGCGTCGTCATCCCGGCCGACGACCTCGCAGCAATGACGACCGCCGCCGGAGCCTTCATGGACGATCCGGCACGGCTTTCCGCCGCAGGCGCCCGGGCGCTGGCCCATGTTACCGAGAAATTCAGCATCGAGCGCGAAGCCCGCCGGCTCGGAGAGATTTACGCATCACTCGCGCAGTGA
- the greA gene encoding transcription elongation factor GreA: MVEKVPMTQNGFVKLQEELRWRQQEERPRIIEAIAEARAHGDLSENAEYHAAKEAQSHNEGRITELEDLIARAEVIDLSKMSGSKIKFGATVKLVDEDTDEEKVYQIVGDQEADVKAGRISISSPIARAMIGKEVGDSIEVVAPGGSKAYEILAVQWG; encoded by the coding sequence ATGGTAGAAAAGGTACCGATGACGCAGAACGGTTTCGTCAAGCTGCAGGAAGAACTGCGCTGGCGGCAACAGGAAGAGCGCCCGCGGATCATCGAGGCGATCGCGGAAGCGCGCGCCCATGGCGACCTTTCCGAAAATGCCGAGTACCACGCCGCCAAGGAAGCCCAGAGCCACAACGAGGGTCGTATCACGGAACTCGAGGACCTGATTGCGCGCGCGGAAGTCATCGACCTTTCGAAGATGTCGGGTTCCAAGATCAAGTTCGGCGCGACGGTGAAGCTCGTCGACGAGGACACGGACGAAGAGAAGGTCTACCAGATAGTCGGCGACCAGGAAGCCGACGTGAAGGCCGGCCGCATCTCGATCTCCTCGCCGATCGCGCGGGCCATGATCGGCAAGGAAGTGGGCGACTCGATCGAGGTCGTCGCCCCCGGCGGCTCCAAGGCCTACGAGATCCTGGCGGTGCAGTGGGGCTGA
- a CDS encoding DUF2235 domain-containing protein, translating to MAKNIVLLFDGTSNEIAEDRTNILRLFGALKRNTDQIVYYDPGVGTFGAVNAWLKPYRDTVEIWGMATGWGLDQNVKDAYRFIVENYEAAPRARGGKKDGEHDRLFLFGFSRGAYTARVLAGFIHALGLVSRHNLNLVDYAYSAYKAIPDFVPPPESDAGPGEETPSAFSAMRLHERTLKTFRPKIKMLGLFDTVGSVIENGPSGVRLKTHPFTRRNPSVEIVRQALAIDERRTMFRPQYWDTDQPYWGGPFRPKDDPPPQDVKEVWFAGYHGDVGGGHPERESTLIKIPLAWMVKEAIDKGLEVITRTVNEIVLGQNPQKPYVAPDATGADHDSMNLGWRLLELVPRRIPDSSWRRNGTAGGVYLPLSDPRFIPADALVHQSVVDRMTAPLPGGSYRPENLPSHYRIEPWQA from the coding sequence ATGGCGAAGAACATCGTTCTCCTGTTCGATGGCACCTCGAACGAGATTGCCGAGGACAGAACCAACATCCTCCGCCTCTTCGGGGCGCTGAAGCGGAACACCGACCAGATCGTCTATTACGATCCGGGCGTCGGCACCTTCGGCGCAGTGAACGCGTGGCTGAAGCCCTATCGCGATACGGTCGAGATCTGGGGCATGGCGACCGGATGGGGCCTCGATCAGAACGTCAAGGACGCCTACCGCTTCATCGTCGAGAATTACGAAGCGGCGCCGCGCGCCCGGGGCGGAAAGAAGGACGGAGAGCACGATCGCCTCTTTCTCTTCGGCTTCAGTCGCGGCGCCTATACCGCAAGGGTGCTGGCCGGCTTCATCCACGCGCTCGGGCTCGTCAGCCGCCACAACCTGAACCTCGTCGACTATGCCTACAGCGCCTACAAGGCGATCCCGGATTTCGTGCCGCCACCGGAGAGCGATGCCGGCCCCGGCGAGGAAACACCCTCGGCATTTTCCGCGATGCGCCTGCATGAGCGGACGCTGAAGACCTTCCGCCCGAAGATCAAGATGCTCGGGCTCTTCGACACCGTCGGTTCGGTGATCGAAAACGGTCCCTCGGGCGTGCGCCTGAAGACACATCCCTTCACCCGGCGCAATCCGAGCGTCGAGATCGTTCGCCAGGCGCTGGCAATTGACGAGCGACGAACGATGTTCCGGCCGCAATATTGGGACACCGACCAGCCGTACTGGGGCGGCCCCTTCCGGCCGAAGGACGATCCTCCGCCGCAGGACGTCAAGGAAGTTTGGTTCGCCGGCTACCACGGGGATGTCGGCGGCGGTCATCCGGAAAGGGAAAGCACGCTCATCAAGATTCCGCTCGCATGGATGGTCAAGGAGGCGATCGACAAGGGCCTCGAGGTCATCACGCGCACGGTGAACGAGATCGTGCTCGGGCAGAACCCGCAAAAGCCCTATGTCGCGCCGGACGCCACGGGAGCAGATCACGACAGCATGAACCTCGGCTGGCGCCTTCTGGAGCTGGTGCCGCGGCGGATCCCGGACAGCTCGTGGCGGCGAAACGGCACCGCAGGCGGCGTCTATCTGCCGCTTTCCGACCCGCGTTTCATCCCCGCGGATGCCCTCGTCCACCAGTCGGTCGTCGACCGTATGACCGCGCCCCTGCCGGGCGGCTCCTATCGGCCGGAAAACCTTCCCTCCCACTACAGGATCGAACCCTGGCAGGCCTGA